One Deinococcus grandis DNA window includes the following coding sequences:
- a CDS encoding DUF4259 domain-containing protein, producing the protein MSAWGVGPFQNEAAAEYAAEIVQDGAYALAEAFDVALDPDNDYLEAEEGHRAVAAAETLAAVLTGDTSALTDAALRAWVQNADAAELTHLRGHAMEALERVLGPGSELPDLWEDSEDADAWREDIQRLRAALS; encoded by the coding sequence ATGAGCGCCTGGGGCGTCGGCCCCTTCCAGAACGAGGCGGCCGCCGAGTACGCCGCCGAGATCGTACAGGACGGCGCGTACGCCCTGGCGGAAGCCTTCGACGTGGCGCTGGACCCCGACAACGACTACCTGGAGGCCGAGGAAGGCCACCGCGCCGTCGCCGCCGCCGAGACCCTCGCCGCCGTCCTGACCGGCGACACCAGCGCCCTGACCGACGCCGCCCTGCGAGCCTGGGTGCAGAACGCGGACGCCGCCGAACTGACCCACCTGCGCGGGCACGCCATGGAAGCCCTGGAACGCGTCCTCGGTCCCGGCAGCGAACTCCCGGACCTCTGGGAGGACAGCGAGGACGCCGACGCGTGGCGCGAGGACATCCAGCGTCTCCGCGCGGCGCTGAGCTGA
- a CDS encoding YlxR family protein translates to MTAAPSPTPTPKTGHVPERTCVACRRRRAQGEFLRLSRDADGRWRVQEGPRTGRGAYVCADSPACWAEKRLRRAFGAQAPVVSQALLNRSTDLPRA, encoded by the coding sequence TTGACCGCCGCCCCCTCCCCTACCCCCACGCCGAAGACCGGGCACGTGCCCGAGCGGACGTGCGTGGCCTGCCGTCGCCGCCGCGCGCAGGGCGAGTTCCTTCGCCTGAGCCGGGACGCGGACGGCCGCTGGCGGGTGCAGGAGGGGCCGCGCACGGGCCGCGGCGCGTACGTGTGCGCCGACAGCCCGGCGTGCTGGGCGGAGAAGCGGCTGCGCCGCGCGTTCGGAGCGCAGGCTCCGGTCGTCTCGCAGGCGCTCCTGAACCGATCCACTGATTTACCCCGCGCGTAA
- the nusA gene encoding transcription termination factor NusA has product MTQPEFNFADALREVAQARNINEMQLIEAFEQSLAQAYTRNVEPEKRIEVHLDPQSGELEVLIVREVVEKVEDEHLQISLADALELDPGVEVGMEMEFPVDREKFSRIALQAAKQTLTQKMRETERNVVFNEYKDREGQVLTAQVVRSDNKGNWFVELGAGEAILPPREQIPGEKLTPGNRVKIYLKEVRKTPKGPTILASRADERLLDYLLKQEIPEVANGIVEVKAIAREAGQRSKVAVFSHNSNVDPIGACIGHRGNRIQAVTGELGRERVDVILWDGNTRDFIRNALSPAKVGLIEVLADRREATVTVTPDQLSLAIGKGGQNVRLAAKLTGFKIDLRETAAISDLDAAMQQAMQDEQDGRDSGSAQSAFDALFKDSKSVATASPDDEQE; this is encoded by the coding sequence ATGACCCAGCCGGAATTCAACTTTGCCGACGCGCTGCGTGAAGTGGCGCAGGCCCGCAACATCAACGAGATGCAGCTGATCGAGGCGTTCGAGCAGTCCCTCGCCCAGGCGTACACCCGCAACGTGGAACCCGAGAAGCGCATCGAGGTGCACCTCGACCCGCAGAGCGGCGAGCTGGAAGTGCTGATCGTGCGCGAGGTCGTCGAGAAGGTCGAGGACGAGCACCTGCAGATCTCCCTGGCCGACGCGCTGGAACTCGATCCCGGCGTGGAAGTCGGCATGGAGATGGAGTTCCCCGTCGACCGCGAGAAGTTCAGCCGCATCGCCCTGCAGGCCGCCAAGCAGACCCTGACGCAGAAGATGCGCGAAACCGAGCGCAACGTGGTCTTCAACGAGTACAAGGACCGTGAGGGCCAGGTGCTCACCGCGCAGGTGGTGCGCAGCGACAACAAGGGCAACTGGTTCGTGGAACTGGGCGCGGGCGAGGCGATCCTGCCGCCCCGCGAGCAGATTCCCGGCGAGAAGCTCACGCCGGGCAACCGCGTGAAGATCTACCTGAAGGAAGTCCGCAAGACGCCCAAGGGCCCAACGATCCTCGCCAGCCGCGCCGACGAGAGGTTGCTCGACTACCTCCTGAAGCAGGAGATTCCCGAGGTCGCCAACGGCATCGTGGAGGTCAAGGCCATCGCCCGTGAAGCCGGGCAGCGCAGCAAGGTCGCGGTGTTCTCCCACAACAGCAACGTCGACCCGATCGGCGCGTGCATCGGGCACCGCGGCAATCGCATCCAGGCCGTCACCGGCGAACTGGGCCGCGAGCGCGTGGACGTGATCCTCTGGGACGGCAACACCCGCGACTTCATCCGCAACGCCCTGTCGCCCGCCAAGGTGGGCCTGATCGAGGTGCTGGCCGACCGCCGCGAGGCGACCGTGACCGTCACCCCCGACCAGCTGTCCCTGGCGATCGGCAAGGGCGGGCAGAACGTCCGCCTGGCCGCCAAGCTGACCGGCTTCAAGATCGACCTGCGGGAAACCGCCGCGATCAGCGACCTGGACGCCGCGATGCAGCAGGCCATGCAGGACGAGCAGGACGGCCGCGACTCGGGCAGCGCCCAGTCGGCGTTCGACGCGCTGTTCAAGGACAGCAAGTCGGTCGCGACCGCCAGCCCGGACGACGAGCAGGAGTAA
- the rimP gene encoding ribosome maturation factor RimP → MNNNDNNNLMQLASGALEPLGFEVLEVQMQNMGGQPIVLVRIDRLDEQPVTVDDLARASRTAEAEFDRVDPIAGEYRLEFESPGAKRPLLRARHFERMLGLKARVRGDGHAFTAPITAVDGDRVTFTVGGEPVTLTAGTFQANLAEFPDRHR, encoded by the coding sequence ATGAATAACAACGACAACAACAACTTAATGCAACTCGCGAGCGGCGCCCTGGAACCCCTGGGCTTCGAGGTGCTGGAAGTGCAGATGCAGAACATGGGCGGCCAGCCGATCGTGCTGGTCCGCATCGACCGTCTGGACGAGCAGCCGGTCACGGTGGACGATCTGGCGCGCGCCAGCCGCACCGCGGAAGCCGAGTTCGACCGGGTCGACCCGATCGCCGGGGAGTACCGCCTGGAGTTCGAATCCCCGGGCGCGAAACGGCCCCTGCTGCGCGCGCGGCACTTCGAGCGCATGCTGGGCCTCAAGGCCCGCGTGCGGGGCGACGGCCACGCGTTCACGGCGCCCATCACGGCCGTGGACGGCGACCGCGTGACCTTCACGGTCGGCGGTGAGCCCGTCACGCTGACCGCCGGGACGTTCCAGGCGAACCTCGCCGAGTTCCCCGACCGTCACCGGTAA
- a CDS encoding glycoside hydrolase family 36 protein gives MNKWIVDEAPQGLRVLISGFQSWSEAELRPLTDVQPCPGQGWRVEQGHDPDFPPSGEAGVWCSHTVLALVRADGSGWVGSVGDATRTFAQWEARAGTTDVTVTCTLEGPDVPVTWEETGDVIATLEARAAELGAAMGARTPAPLRVWCSWYSYYRDVTLDAMLDNARLAREHGLDFDVFQLDDGFQTFLGDWEDPSAHFGGHARELPARLAELGFTAGLWLAPFLVQPQSRLFRDHPEWLLRGEDGQPLAFGNNWGGPYHALDTTHPGALDWIRELGRTVRGWGYTYLKIDFLYGATQPGVRHDPTVGRAEAYRMGLQAFRDGAGEDAFILACGAPLAQSIGLVDAMRTGPDVAPLWDEDSRRVWLGDATGPSARNALHTALSRWYQHAWYQPDPDVAICRRELSLLSATEREAIAGMLDVIGGLRASSDPIAMLDEEGRALLRQCLTVSTPDRPVTLAASHGDAVTHFTRGTFNLTDRAMNGIPAHGYRSAQGKEQA, from the coding sequence GTGAATAAGTGGATTGTCGACGAGGCTCCGCAGGGCCTGCGGGTGTTGATCAGTGGCTTCCAGTCGTGGAGCGAGGCGGAACTGCGCCCGCTGACGGACGTTCAACCCTGCCCGGGGCAGGGCTGGCGGGTGGAGCAGGGGCACGATCCGGACTTCCCGCCCAGCGGCGAGGCCGGGGTGTGGTGCAGCCATACCGTGCTGGCGCTGGTCCGCGCGGACGGCAGCGGCTGGGTGGGCAGTGTGGGGGACGCCACGCGCACCTTCGCGCAGTGGGAGGCCCGCGCCGGAACCACTGACGTGACCGTGACCTGCACCCTGGAAGGTCCCGACGTTCCCGTCACCTGGGAGGAGACCGGGGACGTGATCGCCACGCTGGAGGCCCGCGCGGCCGAACTGGGCGCGGCGATGGGCGCGCGGACGCCGGCGCCGCTGCGGGTGTGGTGCTCGTGGTACTCGTACTACCGTGACGTGACGCTGGACGCCATGCTGGACAACGCCCGGCTGGCCCGCGAGCACGGCCTGGACTTCGACGTGTTCCAGCTGGACGACGGCTTCCAGACGTTCCTGGGCGACTGGGAGGACCCCAGCGCCCACTTCGGCGGGCACGCCCGCGAGCTGCCCGCGCGCCTCGCGGAGCTGGGCTTCACGGCGGGCCTGTGGCTGGCGCCGTTCCTGGTGCAGCCGCAGAGCCGCCTGTTCCGCGACCACCCCGAATGGCTGCTGCGTGGCGAGGACGGTCAGCCGCTGGCGTTCGGGAACAACTGGGGCGGCCCGTACCACGCGCTGGACACCACGCACCCCGGCGCGCTGGACTGGATCCGCGAGCTGGGGCGCACGGTGCGCGGCTGGGGGTACACGTACCTGAAGATCGACTTCCTGTACGGCGCGACGCAGCCCGGCGTGCGGCATGACCCGACGGTCGGTCGGGCCGAGGCGTACCGCATGGGCCTGCAGGCGTTCCGGGACGGCGCGGGCGAGGACGCCTTCATCCTCGCGTGCGGGGCGCCGCTGGCGCAGAGCATCGGGCTGGTGGACGCCATGCGCACCGGTCCCGACGTGGCCCCGCTGTGGGATGAGGACTCCCGCCGCGTGTGGCTGGGCGACGCGACCGGCCCCAGCGCCCGCAACGCGCTGCACACCGCGCTGAGCCGCTGGTATCAGCACGCGTGGTACCAGCCGGACCCGGACGTGGCGATCTGCCGCCGCGAACTGAGCCTGCTCAGCGCCACCGAGCGGGAGGCCATCGCGGGGATGCTGGACGTCATCGGGGGCCTGCGGGCCAGCAGCGACCCGATCGCCATGCTGGACGAGGAGGGCCGCGCGCTGCTCCGGCAGTGCCTGACGGTCAGCACCCCGGACCGCCCGGTGACGCTCGCGGCGTCGCACGGGGACGCGGTGACGCACTTCACGCGCGGCACGTTCAACCTCACCGACCGGGCCATGAACGGCATTCCCGCGCACGGGTACCGGTCCGCGCAGGGCAAGGAGCAGGCATGA
- a CDS encoding transposase — MNGRKHHLIVDTQGLLLGVTVTAANISDREGGKVLLRQVHLSQPQWSLHLFVDGGYAGPWEAWVKTTLGFSVEVVRRADANTRRYWLPVGQELTEEQIKTFRGYRTFKVLRKRWVVERSFAWLSFDRRLNREYDLLPSTTAAFIGVSFVRLMIRRLAAFAGEQPSPARK; from the coding sequence ATCAACGGACGAAAGCATCACCTGATCGTGGATACGCAGGGGTTGTTGCTGGGTGTCACCGTCACGGCAGCGAACATCAGCGACCGCGAGGGTGGGAAGGTGTTGCTGCGACAGGTGCACCTGTCGCAGCCGCAGTGGTCACTCCATCTGTTCGTGGATGGAGGGTATGCCGGGCCGTGGGAGGCGTGGGTGAAGACCACTCTGGGGTTCAGCGTGGAAGTGGTACGGCGTGCGGATGCCAACACCCGAAGGTATTGGCTGCCTGTGGGACAGGAGTTGACGGAGGAACAGATCAAGACGTTCAGGGGGTATCGGACGTTCAAGGTGCTGCGCAAGCGGTGGGTGGTGGAGCGGAGCTTCGCGTGGTTGTCGTTTGATCGTCGCTTGAACCGGGAGTATGACCTGCTGCCGAGTACAACGGCGGCGTTCATCGGTGTGTCGTTTGTTCGGCTTATGATTCGCAGACTCGCGGCGTTCGCTGGTGAACAGCCGTCACCAGCTCGAAAATGA
- a CDS encoding TetR/AcrR family transcriptional regulator, whose product MPYPAKLTPDTILREAQTLLDQGGPDALAMRPLADALGVRPGSLYRHFASRDALLNQLAEHAADALRDDVTAAAHTQAPRAALDAIARAYLHFAHTRPHTYDLLMTPRPEQPPGIKTTAGKHLWNALLTHVGALSGHPDDTGHAVAYWTFLHGAASLQRSGLYGASGPQGGLEIGLSAILDRMERAAKA is encoded by the coding sequence GTGCCGTACCCCGCCAAACTCACCCCGGACACCATCCTCCGGGAAGCGCAGACCCTCCTCGACCAGGGCGGCCCCGACGCCCTCGCCATGCGGCCCCTCGCCGACGCGCTGGGCGTGCGCCCCGGCAGCCTGTACCGCCACTTCGCCAGCCGCGACGCCCTCCTGAACCAGCTGGCCGAACACGCCGCCGACGCCCTGCGCGACGACGTCACCGCTGCCGCCCACACCCAGGCCCCACGCGCCGCACTCGACGCCATCGCCCGGGCGTACCTGCACTTCGCCCACACCCGCCCGCACACCTACGACCTCCTGATGACCCCACGCCCCGAACAACCCCCCGGCATCAAGACCACCGCCGGAAAGCACCTCTGGAACGCCCTCCTGACCCACGTCGGTGCGCTGAGCGGCCACCCCGACGACACCGGGCACGCCGTCGCCTACTGGACGTTCCTGCACGGCGCGGCCAGCCTCCAGCGCAGCGGCCTCTACGGCGCCAGCGGCCCGCAAGGCGGCCTGGAGATCGGCCTGAGCGCCATTCTGGACCGCATGGAACGCGCCGCGAAGGCGTAA
- a CDS encoding transposase yields MTRHRHYPSDTSDAEWAILCPLIPAPQPGGRPARIHRRDVVDAIFYITRGGVSWRMLPADFPHWKTVYSYFRQWKLDGVWLRVNDALRTQTRAAMGGNARPTAGVVDSRSVRTSQKGGSEGTTGARRSTDESIT; encoded by the coding sequence ATGACTCGGCACCGACACTACCCCAGCGATACCAGTGACGCTGAATGGGCCATCCTCTGCCCACTGATTCCCGCGCCTCAACCAGGCGGACGTCCAGCACGCATCCATCGCCGGGATGTCGTTGATGCCATCTTCTACATCACACGTGGCGGCGTGTCCTGGCGCATGTTGCCCGCCGATTTTCCGCACTGGAAGACGGTGTACAGCTACTTCCGGCAGTGGAAGCTCGATGGCGTCTGGCTGCGCGTCAATGACGCGCTGCGCACCCAGACTCGAGCGGCCATGGGCGGCAACGCCCGCCCAACGGCGGGCGTCGTGGATTCCCGGAGTGTGAGGACCTCCCAAAAAGGGGGGTCAGAGGGTACGACGGGGGCAAGAAGATCAACGGACGAAAGCATCACCTGA
- the galK gene encoding galactokinase has product MTHTSYEQAFGRAPQATAQAPGRVNLLGEHTDYQGGFVLPTAIPQQATVALGRNGTGEHVLYSANLDQTIRVPVGEVGSGFAPYLTGCFALSGVQEGLNAFIGSDVPSGGLSSSAALEVATLRALRDLADLDLDDVALALLGVQVEHDFVGVKCGVMDQMASSLADTRTMLLIDTRSLDRRAVPFPAGAEVLVIDSGVPRRLAESGYNERRAQVEEAARLLDVPQLRDVTDPSVVERLPPVLRERARHVVTENARVLAALEPDVDATRFGQLMNASHASLQGDYAVSHERVDELVALLQAHPDVYGARMTGAGFGGAVVVLVRQGQATAAAQAVLAEYSEQGSQVVP; this is encoded by the coding sequence GTGACCCACACCAGTTATGAACAGGCGTTCGGGCGTGCGCCGCAGGCCACCGCGCAGGCCCCGGGCCGCGTGAACCTGCTGGGCGAACACACCGACTACCAGGGGGGCTTCGTGCTGCCCACCGCCATCCCGCAGCAGGCGACCGTCGCGCTGGGCCGCAACGGCACGGGCGAGCACGTCCTGTATTCCGCGAACCTGGACCAGACCATCCGCGTGCCGGTCGGCGAGGTCGGCAGCGGCTTCGCGCCGTACCTGACCGGCTGCTTCGCCCTGAGTGGCGTGCAGGAGGGCCTGAACGCCTTCATCGGCAGTGACGTGCCCAGCGGCGGCCTGAGCAGCAGCGCCGCGCTGGAGGTCGCCACGCTCCGCGCCCTGCGGGACCTCGCGGACCTCGACCTCGACGACGTCGCACTCGCCCTGCTCGGCGTGCAGGTCGAACACGACTTCGTGGGCGTCAAGTGCGGCGTGATGGACCAGATGGCCAGCTCCCTGGCCGACACCCGCACCATGCTCCTGATCGACACCCGCAGCCTCGACCGCCGCGCCGTGCCGTTCCCCGCCGGGGCGGAGGTGCTCGTCATCGACTCCGGCGTGCCGCGACGCCTCGCCGAGAGCGGCTACAACGAACGCAGGGCGCAGGTCGAGGAAGCCGCCCGTCTGCTGGACGTCCCGCAACTGCGCGACGTGACCGACCCTTCGGTCGTCGAGAGGCTCCCGCCCGTCCTGCGCGAACGCGCCCGGCACGTCGTCACCGAGAACGCCCGCGTCCTGGCCGCACTGGAACCCGACGTGGACGCCACGCGCTTCGGGCAGCTCATGAACGCCAGCCACGCCAGCCTCCAAGGCGACTACGCCGTCAGTCACGAACGGGTGGACGAACTCGTCGCGCTGCTCCAGGCGCACCCGGACGTGTACGGCGCCCGGATGACCGGCGCGGGCTTCGGCGGCGCCGTTGTTGTCCTCGTCCGCCAGGGACAGGCCACCGCCGCCGCGCAGGCGGTCCTCGCGGAGTACAGCGAGCAGGGCTCCCAGGTCGTTCCGTAA
- a CDS encoding MBL fold metallo-hydrolase, translating into MTRPPIRLAQFGLINAYLVPERDGLTLIDAGVRGMDRRVNRAARQLGLPLRRVALTHTHSDHVGAIDTLMQHWPDAELLVGAADTANLAELGVRTAPTRLLRDGDRVGSLTVIDTPGHSPGHVAYLDERDGTLYSGDTFVNVPRLRVASVLHAAFPLPTFGTHDPAQTTRAARALLDVPLRTLATGHGLVIQGPLPAMRRAVQDAESGREPGAVTRTVSGWVGHLTRLSTDGAVAGKALAYRDNRPS; encoded by the coding sequence GTGACCCGGCCGCCCATCCGGCTGGCGCAGTTCGGCCTGATCAACGCGTACCTCGTGCCCGAACGCGACGGCCTGACCCTCATCGACGCGGGAGTGCGCGGCATGGACCGCCGCGTGAACCGCGCCGCCCGGCAGCTGGGCCTCCCACTGCGCCGCGTCGCGCTGACCCACACGCACAGCGACCACGTCGGCGCGATCGACACCCTGATGCAGCACTGGCCAGACGCCGAACTTCTGGTCGGCGCGGCCGACACCGCCAACCTCGCCGAACTGGGCGTGAGGACCGCACCCACCCGCCTCCTGCGCGACGGGGACCGCGTGGGGTCCCTGACGGTCATCGACACGCCCGGCCACTCGCCCGGTCACGTCGCGTACCTCGACGAACGCGACGGCACGCTGTACAGCGGCGACACCTTCGTGAACGTGCCGCGCCTGCGGGTCGCCAGCGTCCTGCACGCCGCCTTCCCCCTGCCCACCTTCGGCACGCACGACCCGGCGCAGACCACCCGCGCCGCCCGCGCCCTGCTGGACGTGCCGCTGCGCACACTGGCCACCGGCCACGGCCTGGTCATCCAGGGGCCGCTGCCCGCCATGCGCCGCGCTGTGCAGGACGCCGAATCCGGCCGCGAACCGGGGGCGGTCACCCGCACCGTCTCCGGCTGGGTCGGGCACCTGACGCGCCTGAGCACCGACGGCGCGGTCGCCGGAAAGGCACTCGCCTACCGCGACAACCGCCCCAGCTGA
- a CDS encoding GNAT family N-acetyltransferase encodes MTRPSYALTTSLDGLTPEQLRGFFVDWPNPPTPDTFLRLLRGSYRVVLAVQDGQVIGFVQAISDGVLTAYIPLLEDLPAWQGRGVGRALMTRMGDELRHLYAVDLCCDDHLVRYYEGLGMRRGNLMCTRNYERQNGSPTG; translated from the coding sequence GTGACTCGACCCAGCTACGCCCTCACCACGTCCCTGGACGGCCTCACGCCTGAGCAGTTGCGTGGCTTCTTCGTGGACTGGCCTAACCCGCCCACGCCCGACACGTTCCTGCGGCTGCTGCGCGGGTCGTACCGGGTCGTGCTCGCCGTCCAGGACGGTCAGGTCATCGGCTTCGTGCAGGCGATCAGCGACGGCGTGCTGACCGCGTACATTCCACTGCTGGAAGATCTGCCCGCGTGGCAGGGCCGGGGCGTGGGCCGCGCCCTCATGACCCGCATGGGGGACGAACTGCGGCACCTGTACGCCGTGGACCTCTGCTGCGACGACCACCTCGTCCGCTACTACGAGGGGCTGGGGATGCGGCGGGGCAACCTGATGTGCACCCGCAACTACGAGCGGCAGAACGGGTCGCCCACCGGGTGA
- a CDS encoding DUF2568 domain-containing protein → MKANSVQLGSPYQVSAADLLALTTELVALAAVTTWAARTGGWPAALATVTTFAAVWGTFLSPRAPRPVRGAAWPAAKLAVFSLAALALAAVAGPLPAAVFLGAALLSTVHGGAR, encoded by the coding sequence ATGAAAGCGAACAGCGTTCAGCTTGGGTCGCCGTACCAGGTCAGCGCCGCCGACCTGCTCGCCCTGACCACCGAACTCGTCGCCCTGGCCGCCGTCACCACCTGGGCTGCGCGCACGGGCGGCTGGCCCGCCGCCCTGGCCACAGTGACCACCTTCGCAGCCGTGTGGGGCACCTTCCTCTCCCCCCGCGCCCCACGGCCCGTCAGGGGCGCCGCGTGGCCCGCGGCGAAACTCGCGGTGTTCAGCCTCGCCGCGCTGGCCCTGGCCGCCGTCGCGGGCCCCCTCCCGGCCGCCGTCTTCCTGGGCGCGGCCCTGCTGAGCACCGTGCACGGCGGCGCGCGGTGA
- the galT gene encoding galactose-1-phosphate uridylyltransferase: MTTESTTAALPGGYHAADFTKPDGRAMTLYGLAPIRVDSEIPSPSPDPVDARPLMRWHPVRGEWVMYAAHRMGRTFLPPPEYNPLAPTRDPEHPTELPRGEYDIAVFDNRFPSLTLTAPDPEPGPAGTRAGVGKCEVVVFSQSAQGRLCDLTDEQISLLLAVWADRTTRLAETGQINAVLPFENRGVEVGVTLHHPHGQIYAYDHVPPVAARAAAQMDAYVAEHGRPWLEDFIQEERAAEDRIIRDDGAALSVVPLFARYTFETWVLPTRPVSLLSDLSDAERLSMARVLRDALRRLDGLFGVRMPYLMTVHQAPLDTPRPAFPLHIEIYPYLRAPGRLKFLAGTEQGAGEFANDKFPEVAAAELRAVPDTAGDGL; this comes from the coding sequence ATGACCACCGAATCCACCACTGCAGCCCTGCCCGGCGGGTACCACGCCGCCGACTTCACGAAACCCGACGGGCGCGCCATGACGCTGTACGGCCTGGCGCCCATCCGCGTGGACAGCGAGATTCCCAGCCCCAGCCCGGACCCCGTGGACGCCCGGCCCCTCATGCGCTGGCATCCCGTGCGCGGCGAGTGGGTCATGTACGCCGCGCACCGCATGGGCCGCACGTTCCTCCCGCCGCCCGAGTACAACCCGCTGGCCCCCACCCGCGACCCCGAGCACCCCACCGAACTCCCGCGCGGCGAGTACGACATCGCGGTGTTCGACAACCGCTTCCCCAGCCTGACCCTCACGGCCCCCGACCCGGAACCCGGCCCCGCCGGGACGCGCGCGGGCGTCGGGAAGTGCGAGGTCGTGGTGTTCAGCCAGAGTGCCCAGGGCCGCCTGTGCGACCTGACGGACGAGCAGATCAGCCTGCTGCTGGCCGTCTGGGCGGACCGTACCACGCGCCTCGCGGAGACCGGGCAGATCAACGCCGTGCTGCCCTTCGAGAACCGTGGGGTGGAGGTCGGGGTGACCCTGCACCACCCGCACGGGCAGATCTACGCCTACGATCACGTCCCGCCGGTCGCCGCGCGCGCTGCCGCGCAGATGGACGCGTACGTCGCCGAGCACGGCCGCCCCTGGCTGGAGGACTTCATCCAGGAGGAACGCGCCGCCGAGGACCGCATCATCCGCGACGACGGCGCGGCCCTGAGCGTCGTGCCGCTGTTCGCGCGCTACACCTTCGAGACGTGGGTGCTGCCCACACGCCCCGTCAGCCTCCTGAGTGACCTGAGCGACGCCGAGCGGCTCAGCATGGCGCGGGTGCTGCGGGACGCGCTGCGCCGCCTGGACGGCCTGTTCGGCGTCCGGATGCCGTACCTGATGACCGTGCATCAGGCGCCGCTGGACACGCCCCGCCCGGCGTTCCCGCTGCACATCGAGATCTACCCGTACCTGCGCGCCCCGGGCCGCCTGAAGTTCCTGGCGGGGACCGAGCAGGGCGCCGGGGAGTTCGCGAACGACAAGTTCCCGGAGGTCGCCGCCGCCGAGCTGCGCGCCGTGCCGGACACCGCAGGAGACGGACTGTGA
- the ispG gene encoding flavodoxin-dependent (E)-4-hydroxy-3-methylbut-2-enyl-diphosphate synthase: MKRRQTVSVNVGGVMVGSAHPVVVQSMTNTDTANAEATAIQIAQLVRAGSEIVRVTVNTREAAAAIPDIIARLNEVGIEVPIVGDFHYNGHILLREFPETARLLAKYRINPGNVGAGQHHDANFATMIEVAKEFDKPVRIGVNWGSLDQQVLARLMDENTAAGSPKTGTDVMIDAMVVSALESAAYAEELGLAHDRILISVKVSSAPELWQVYRQLAPLCDYPLHLGLTEAGMGMKGIVASSAALAPLLIEGIGDTIRVSLTPEPGASRKLEVEVAQQILQSLGIRQFLPQVTSCPGCGRTTSTFFQELAQKIQDYIRDTMPDWKAKYPGVEDMQVAVMGCIVNGPGESKHANIGISLPGTGEDPRAPVYQDGKLLTTLRGPRIAEDFQELMEKYVEQRYGRSEAPA; this comes from the coding sequence ATGAAGCGTCGCCAGACCGTCAGCGTCAACGTCGGGGGGGTCATGGTGGGCAGCGCCCACCCGGTCGTCGTGCAGTCCATGACGAACACCGACACCGCCAACGCCGAAGCCACCGCCATCCAGATCGCGCAGCTCGTCCGGGCAGGCAGCGAGATCGTGCGCGTCACCGTCAACACCCGCGAGGCCGCCGCCGCCATCCCCGACATCATCGCCCGCCTGAACGAGGTCGGGATCGAGGTGCCCATCGTCGGGGACTTCCACTACAACGGCCACATCCTCCTGCGCGAATTCCCCGAAACGGCGCGCCTGCTCGCCAAGTACCGCATCAACCCCGGCAACGTCGGCGCCGGACAGCACCACGACGCGAACTTCGCCACCATGATCGAGGTCGCCAAAGAGTTCGACAAACCCGTCCGCATCGGCGTGAACTGGGGCAGCCTCGACCAGCAGGTCCTCGCCCGCCTGATGGACGAGAACACCGCCGCCGGGTCACCCAAGACCGGCACGGACGTCATGATCGACGCGATGGTCGTCTCCGCGCTGGAGAGCGCCGCGTACGCCGAGGAACTCGGCCTCGCGCACGACAGGATCCTGATCAGCGTGAAGGTCAGCAGCGCCCCGGAACTCTGGCAGGTGTACCGCCAGCTCGCCCCGCTGTGCGACTACCCCCTGCACCTCGGCCTGACCGAGGCGGGCATGGGCATGAAAGGTATCGTCGCCAGCAGCGCCGCCCTCGCGCCCCTGCTGATCGAGGGTATCGGGGACACCATCCGCGTCAGTCTCACCCCGGAACCCGGCGCGAGCCGCAAACTGGAAGTCGAGGTCGCCCAGCAGATCCTCCAGAGCCTCGGCATCCGCCAGTTCCTCCCGCAGGTCACCTCCTGTCCCGGCTGCGGCCGCACCACCAGCACCTTCTTCCAGGAACTCGCCCAGAAAATCCAGGACTACATCCGCGACACCATGCCCGACTGGAAGGCGAAATACCCCGGCGTGGAGGACATGCAGGTCGCCGTCATGGGCTGCATCGTCAACGGCCCCGGCGAGAGCAAACACGCCAACATCGGCATCTCCCTGCCCGGCACCGGCGAGGACCCCCGCGCGCCCGTCTACCAAGACGGCAAACTCCTGACTACCCTGCGCGGCCCCCGCATCGCCGAGGACTTCCAGGAGCTCATGGAGAAATACGTCGAGCAGCGCTACGGCCGCAGCGAGGCCCCCGCATGA